Proteins from a genomic interval of Zingiber officinale cultivar Zhangliang chromosome 1B, Zo_v1.1, whole genome shotgun sequence:
- the LOC122053263 gene encoding digalactosyldiacylglycerol synthase 1, chloroplastic-like isoform X1 encodes MRAALLSLPSTSVASRATDLGLNAHGRFNSGEYYLTLRNILSRVPTGRKHLTNPDPPCHPTRDKCGSFSLSGTNTTPFALVDKPSVPSSRTMLGRGAESAPSPGAGTAEKALSFISRGWREVRDNADADLRLMRARASSFKSLADRELENFFSFPSAGLAFSSPSELEIVKRIKPKLSELQQAYSARDLSRRVLEKWAPKSTIRIDMSSIRSVIVSEVDEMGEIFGLGGDGARSQKRVLWKGEAQEEQVKEWDPIRILKMCLKGLERKSQSTSNELVEKVKLSLGSFVKEPQESKEILPLDLPELLAYLVKQSGPLFDHLGIQRDTCNKIIEALCRRHKDHLVSHSLSAKEASLIDENIDYLDLRIASVLESTGHHYEGGFWTNLLEHKTTDKKRHVAIVTTASLPWMTGTAVNPLFRAAYMAKSAKQDVTLVVPWLCKSDQDLVYPNSLRFISPEEQEAYIRNWLEDRIGFKTDFKISFYPGKFSRERRSIIPAGDTTQFIPSKEADIAILEEPEHLNWYHHGKRWTDKFNYVVGVVHTNYLEYIKRQKNGAIQAFFVKHINNWVTRAYCDKVLRLSAATQELPKSIICNVHGVNPKFLKVGEKIAAEKEQGNQAFSKGAYFLGKMVWAKGYRELIDLFAKHKNDLEGFKLDIYGSGEDSQEVQYAARKLDLNLNFFKGRDHADDSLHGYKVFVNPSVSDVLCTATAEALAMGKFVICADHPSNEFFRAFPNCLTYKTSEDFVARVKEAMNNEPQPLTSEQRYNLSWEAATQRFMQYSELDKVLNNEETISCKASGPKVNKSISMPILSEAVDGGLAFAHYCFTGNEILRLSTGAIPGTRDYSKQHCMDLHQLPPQVQNPVYGW; translated from the exons ATGCGTGCGGCTTTGCTTTCCCTTCCATCAACGAGTGTGGCAAGCAGGGCAACCGACCTGGGCCTCAACGCCCATGGTCGCTTTAACAGTGGAGAATATTATCTTACACTCCGGAATATACTCAGCCGCGTACCCACAGGGAGGAAGCATCTGACCAATCCCGACCCACCATGTCATCCAACTCGAGATAAATGCGGCTCTTTCTCTCTTTCTGGTACAAATACCACCCCGTTTGCTCTGGTCGACAAACCCTCGGTGCCTTCTTCGCGCACCATGCTGGGCCGCGGAGCGGAGAGCGCACCGTCGCCGGGCGCCGGGACGGCCGAGAAGGCTCTCTCCTTCATCTCCCGGGGGTGGCGGGAGGTGCGCGACAACGCCGACGCAGATCTCCGGCTCATGCGCGCCCGCGCCAGCTCCTTCAAGAGTCTCGCCGATCGCGAGCTTGAGAACTTCTTCAGTTTTCCGTCCGCGGGGCTCGCCTTCTCGTCCCCCTCGGAGCTGGAGATCGTCAAGCGCATCAAGCCCAAGCTGTCCGAGCTCCAGCAGGCCTACTCCGCCCGGGATTTAAGCCGCAGGGTGCTCGAGAAGTGGGCCCCCAAGTCAACTATTCGGATCGATATGTCCTCCATACGGAGTGTTATCGTCTCCGAGGTGGATGAGATGGGGGAGATCTTCGGTCTCGGCGGGGACGGAGCTCGGAGTCAGAAGAGGGTCCTGTGGAAAGGGGAGGCGCAGGAGGAGCAAGTGAAGGAGTGGGATCCCATTCGAATCCTCAAGATGTGCCTGAAGGGGTTAGAGCGGAAGAGCCAGTCAACGAGCAACGAGTTGGTCGAGAAAGTGAAATTGAGCCTG GGATCATTTGTCAAAGAGCCTCAAGAATCAAAA GAAATTCTACCATTGGACTTGCCTGAACTGTTGGCATATCTTGTTAAGCAGTCTGGGCCACTGTTTGATCACCTTGGAATACAGAGAG atacatgtaatAAAATTATAGAAGCCTTGTGCAGGAGACACAAAGATCACCTTGTTTCTCATTCTCTTTCTGCAAAGGAGGCATCCTTGATAGATGAGAACATTGATTATCTTGATCTGAGAATCGCCAGTGTGCTCGAAAGTACAGGTCATCATTATGAGGGAGGCTTTTGGACTAATCTTTTAGAGCACAAGACAACAGACAAGAAGCGGCATGTTGCAATTGTAACAACTGCCAGTCTCCCATGGATGACTGGAACTGCTGTAAATCCATTATTTCGAGCTGCATATATGGCTAAATCTGCAAAACAAGATGTTACTTTGGTGGTCCCCTGGCTTTGCAAATCAGATCAGGATCTAGTTTATCCCAACAGTTTAAGATTCATTTCTCCTGAAGAGCAGGAAGCCTACATAAGGAACTGGCTGGAGGATCGGATTGGCTTCAAGACAGATTTTAAGATCTCTTTCTATCCAGGAAAG TTCTCAAGGGAAAGACGAAGCATAATACCTGCTGGGGATACCACACAGTTTATTCCTTCCAAGGAGGCTGATATTGCAATACTGGAAGAGCCAGAGCACCTAAATTGGTATCATCATGGAAAGCGATGGACAGATAAGTTTAATTATGTTGTTGGTGTAGTTCATACAAACTACTTGGAGTACATTAAAAGACAGAAGAATGGAGCTATCCAAGCATTCTTTGTCAAGCACATCAACAATTGGGTTACAAGAGCATACTGTGACAAG GTTTTGCGGCTTTCTGCAGCTACTCAGGAGTTACCCAAGTCTATCATATGCAATGTTCATGGTGTTAATCCCAAATTTCTTAAAGTTGGAGAAAAAATAGCTGCTGAAAAGGAGCAGGGGAATCAGGCTTTTTCAAAAGGAGCCTATTTTCTTGGAAAAATGGTTTGGGCAAAAGGTTACAGGGAATTGATAGATTTGTTTGCGAAGCACAAAAATGACTTGGAAGGGTTCAAGTTGGATATATATGGAAGTGGTGAGGATTCACAGGAAGTCCAATATGCTGCAAGGAAATTGGACTTGAACCTTAACTTTTTCAAAGGAAGGGATCATGCTGATGATTCATTACATGG GTACAAAGTTTTTGTAAATCCTAGTGTCAGTGATGTCCTGTGCACAGCAACTGCAGAGGCTCTTGCAATGGGAAAATTTGTGATATGTGCGGATCACCCATCAAATGAATTCTTCAGGGCATTTCCCAACTGCTTGACTTACAAGACTTCGGAGGATTTTGTGGCGAGAGTGAAAGAGGCCATGAACAATGAGCCTCAGCCTCTAACTTCTGAGCAAAGATATAACTTATCATGGGAAGCTGCAACACAGCGATTTATGCAATATTCAGAACTTGATAAAGTTTTGAACAATGAAGAGACTATAAGCTGCAAAGCTAGTGGCCCGAAGGTCAACAAGTCGATTTCCATGCCAATTCTCTCAGAGGCTGTGGATGGAGGATTAGCATTTGCTCATTACTGTTTCACTGGAAATGAGATCCTGAGGTTGTCTACTGGTGCTATACCTGGAACACGGGACTACAGTAAGCAGCATTGTATGGACTTGCACCAGCTGCCACCCCAGGTGCAAAACCCTGTATATGGTTGGTAA
- the LOC122053263 gene encoding digalactosyldiacylglycerol synthase 1, chloroplastic-like isoform X2 has protein sequence MRAALLSLPSTSVASRATDLGLNAHGRFNSGEYYLTLRNILSRVPTGRKHLTNPDPPCHPTRDKCGSFSLSGTNTTPFALVDKPSVPSSRTMLGRGAESAPSPGAGTAEKALSFISRGWREVRDNADADLRLMRARASSFKSLADRELENFFSFPSAGLAFSSPSELEIVKRIKPKLSELQQAYSARDLSRRVLEKWAPKSTIRIDMSSIRSVIVSEVDEMGEIFGLGGDGARSQKRVLWKGEAQEEQVKEWDPIRILKMCLKGLERKSQSTSNELVEKVKLSLEILPLDLPELLAYLVKQSGPLFDHLGIQRDTCNKIIEALCRRHKDHLVSHSLSAKEASLIDENIDYLDLRIASVLESTGHHYEGGFWTNLLEHKTTDKKRHVAIVTTASLPWMTGTAVNPLFRAAYMAKSAKQDVTLVVPWLCKSDQDLVYPNSLRFISPEEQEAYIRNWLEDRIGFKTDFKISFYPGKFSRERRSIIPAGDTTQFIPSKEADIAILEEPEHLNWYHHGKRWTDKFNYVVGVVHTNYLEYIKRQKNGAIQAFFVKHINNWVTRAYCDKVLRLSAATQELPKSIICNVHGVNPKFLKVGEKIAAEKEQGNQAFSKGAYFLGKMVWAKGYRELIDLFAKHKNDLEGFKLDIYGSGEDSQEVQYAARKLDLNLNFFKGRDHADDSLHGYKVFVNPSVSDVLCTATAEALAMGKFVICADHPSNEFFRAFPNCLTYKTSEDFVARVKEAMNNEPQPLTSEQRYNLSWEAATQRFMQYSELDKVLNNEETISCKASGPKVNKSISMPILSEAVDGGLAFAHYCFTGNEILRLSTGAIPGTRDYSKQHCMDLHQLPPQVQNPVYGW, from the exons ATGCGTGCGGCTTTGCTTTCCCTTCCATCAACGAGTGTGGCAAGCAGGGCAACCGACCTGGGCCTCAACGCCCATGGTCGCTTTAACAGTGGAGAATATTATCTTACACTCCGGAATATACTCAGCCGCGTACCCACAGGGAGGAAGCATCTGACCAATCCCGACCCACCATGTCATCCAACTCGAGATAAATGCGGCTCTTTCTCTCTTTCTGGTACAAATACCACCCCGTTTGCTCTGGTCGACAAACCCTCGGTGCCTTCTTCGCGCACCATGCTGGGCCGCGGAGCGGAGAGCGCACCGTCGCCGGGCGCCGGGACGGCCGAGAAGGCTCTCTCCTTCATCTCCCGGGGGTGGCGGGAGGTGCGCGACAACGCCGACGCAGATCTCCGGCTCATGCGCGCCCGCGCCAGCTCCTTCAAGAGTCTCGCCGATCGCGAGCTTGAGAACTTCTTCAGTTTTCCGTCCGCGGGGCTCGCCTTCTCGTCCCCCTCGGAGCTGGAGATCGTCAAGCGCATCAAGCCCAAGCTGTCCGAGCTCCAGCAGGCCTACTCCGCCCGGGATTTAAGCCGCAGGGTGCTCGAGAAGTGGGCCCCCAAGTCAACTATTCGGATCGATATGTCCTCCATACGGAGTGTTATCGTCTCCGAGGTGGATGAGATGGGGGAGATCTTCGGTCTCGGCGGGGACGGAGCTCGGAGTCAGAAGAGGGTCCTGTGGAAAGGGGAGGCGCAGGAGGAGCAAGTGAAGGAGTGGGATCCCATTCGAATCCTCAAGATGTGCCTGAAGGGGTTAGAGCGGAAGAGCCAGTCAACGAGCAACGAGTTGGTCGAGAAAGTGAAATTGAGCCTG GAAATTCTACCATTGGACTTGCCTGAACTGTTGGCATATCTTGTTAAGCAGTCTGGGCCACTGTTTGATCACCTTGGAATACAGAGAG atacatgtaatAAAATTATAGAAGCCTTGTGCAGGAGACACAAAGATCACCTTGTTTCTCATTCTCTTTCTGCAAAGGAGGCATCCTTGATAGATGAGAACATTGATTATCTTGATCTGAGAATCGCCAGTGTGCTCGAAAGTACAGGTCATCATTATGAGGGAGGCTTTTGGACTAATCTTTTAGAGCACAAGACAACAGACAAGAAGCGGCATGTTGCAATTGTAACAACTGCCAGTCTCCCATGGATGACTGGAACTGCTGTAAATCCATTATTTCGAGCTGCATATATGGCTAAATCTGCAAAACAAGATGTTACTTTGGTGGTCCCCTGGCTTTGCAAATCAGATCAGGATCTAGTTTATCCCAACAGTTTAAGATTCATTTCTCCTGAAGAGCAGGAAGCCTACATAAGGAACTGGCTGGAGGATCGGATTGGCTTCAAGACAGATTTTAAGATCTCTTTCTATCCAGGAAAG TTCTCAAGGGAAAGACGAAGCATAATACCTGCTGGGGATACCACACAGTTTATTCCTTCCAAGGAGGCTGATATTGCAATACTGGAAGAGCCAGAGCACCTAAATTGGTATCATCATGGAAAGCGATGGACAGATAAGTTTAATTATGTTGTTGGTGTAGTTCATACAAACTACTTGGAGTACATTAAAAGACAGAAGAATGGAGCTATCCAAGCATTCTTTGTCAAGCACATCAACAATTGGGTTACAAGAGCATACTGTGACAAG GTTTTGCGGCTTTCTGCAGCTACTCAGGAGTTACCCAAGTCTATCATATGCAATGTTCATGGTGTTAATCCCAAATTTCTTAAAGTTGGAGAAAAAATAGCTGCTGAAAAGGAGCAGGGGAATCAGGCTTTTTCAAAAGGAGCCTATTTTCTTGGAAAAATGGTTTGGGCAAAAGGTTACAGGGAATTGATAGATTTGTTTGCGAAGCACAAAAATGACTTGGAAGGGTTCAAGTTGGATATATATGGAAGTGGTGAGGATTCACAGGAAGTCCAATATGCTGCAAGGAAATTGGACTTGAACCTTAACTTTTTCAAAGGAAGGGATCATGCTGATGATTCATTACATGG GTACAAAGTTTTTGTAAATCCTAGTGTCAGTGATGTCCTGTGCACAGCAACTGCAGAGGCTCTTGCAATGGGAAAATTTGTGATATGTGCGGATCACCCATCAAATGAATTCTTCAGGGCATTTCCCAACTGCTTGACTTACAAGACTTCGGAGGATTTTGTGGCGAGAGTGAAAGAGGCCATGAACAATGAGCCTCAGCCTCTAACTTCTGAGCAAAGATATAACTTATCATGGGAAGCTGCAACACAGCGATTTATGCAATATTCAGAACTTGATAAAGTTTTGAACAATGAAGAGACTATAAGCTGCAAAGCTAGTGGCCCGAAGGTCAACAAGTCGATTTCCATGCCAATTCTCTCAGAGGCTGTGGATGGAGGATTAGCATTTGCTCATTACTGTTTCACTGGAAATGAGATCCTGAGGTTGTCTACTGGTGCTATACCTGGAACACGGGACTACAGTAAGCAGCATTGTATGGACTTGCACCAGCTGCCACCCCAGGTGCAAAACCCTGTATATGGTTGGTAA
- the LOC122053271 gene encoding BEL1-like homeodomain protein 1 produces the protein MAAYFRGAPEMQPDGGLQTLYLMNPSYVGGYSDVAASPPNMALLNSAIDSNSVNSISLQKHFVSIPVHQPSAPTPHHDFDSGGPIHDGVSSAVQGLLPRLHQNLWTSAPSMSSRGPVAGASQQGLSLSLSQLETAAPEMPPARADESKINGVTGLLMRSKYLKAAQQLLDEVVNVGKGFKDEFTKRATSKNPAATVVFKTTDGGEENTSAKRAPDLSSAEKQEVRMKKAKLVNMLEEVEQRYQQYRHQMQAVVSSFEAIADTGSARTYTVLALRTISKQFRCLRDTIAGQIQATSKRLGEEEAKSVGSRLRFTDHHLKHQPALQQLGMIQNNAWRPQRGLPERSVSILRAWLFEHFLHPYPQDSDKLMLAKQTGLTRSQVSNWFINARVRLWKPMVEEMYLEEVKDKEQNTSEDMASKSDAHGSTPSKSVVEQQESNPTTAIQPLATKKARRSEEELIAGDTKSNQELLMKLMDGWQRVGEQQSSHPSLNPGHGGYGGYSVGQLREQFAPRFSGNGVSLTLGLQHSGNHSLSVVQPSSFLTSEGSDYMAHPSNAAAFMADRGLLLKYYQAS, from the exons ATGGCGGCTTATTTCCGTGGAGCGCCGGAGATGCAGCCGGACGGCGGCCTGCAGACGCTTTATCTCATGAATCCGAGCTACGTCGGTGGCTACTCCGACGTGGCGGCCTCTCCGCCGAACATGGCCCTACTGAACTCCGCCATCGACAGTAATTCAGTGAACTCTATAAGCCTGCAGAAGCACTTTGTCAGCATCCCGGTCCATCAGCCCTCGGCTCCGACGCCCCACCATGACTTCGACAGCGGTGGGCCGATCCATGACGGCGTGTCGTCTGCAGTTCAAGGCCTGCTCCCCCGCTTACACCAAAACCTGTGGACTTCCGCGCCTTCGATGTCGAGCCGCGGCCCAGTGGCCGGCGCCTCCCAGCAAGGCTTGTCTCTCAGCCTCTCCCAGCTCGAGACGGCGGCACCGGAGATGCCTCCGGCGAGAGCCGACGAGTCGAAGATCAACGGCGTAACTGGCTTGCTGATGAGGTCCAAGTACTTGAAGGCGGCGCAGCAGTTGCTCGACGAGGTTGTGAACGTCGGGAAGGGGTTCAAAGATGAGTTCACAAAGCGGGCCACTTCCAAGAACCCCGCCGCCACCGTCGTCTTCAAAACCACGGACGGTGGAGAGGAGAACACGAGTGCGAAGCGGGCCCCGGATCTCTCTTCCGCCGAGAAGCAAGAAGTGAGGATGAAGAAGGCCAAGCTCGTTAACATGCTCGAGGAA GTCGAACAGAGATACCAGCAGTACCGCCACCAAATGCAAGCCGTGGTGTCCTCGTTCGAGGCCATCGCCGACACCGGATCAGCGAGGACGTACACCGTGCTGGCTCTCCGGACGATATCCAAGCAATTCCGGTGCCTCCGGGACACCATCGCCGGCCAAATCCAGGCCACGAGCAAGAGATTGGGGGAGGAAGAGGCAAAGTCCGTCGGGTCCAGGCTTCGGTTCACCGACCACCACTTGAAGCATCAGCCCGCGCTGCAGCAGCTGGGGATGATCCAGAACAACGCTTGGCGGCCGCAGAGAGGCCTCCCCGAACGCTCTGTTTCCATCCTCCGCGCCTGGCTCTTCGAGCACTTCCTCCACCC ATATCCGCAGGATTCAGACAAGCTCATGCTTGCTAAACAAACAGGACTGACAAGGAGCCAG GTCTCGAATTGGTTTATCAACGCGAGAGTGCGTCTGTGGAAGCCGATGGTGGAGGAAATGTACTTGGAGGAGGTCAAAGATAAAGAACAAAACACCTCTGAGGACATGGCGAGCAAGAGCGACGCTCATGGAAGCACCCCATCCAAGTCAGTAGTAGAACAACAGGAAAGTAACCCGACCACCGCAATTCAGCCTTTGGCTACCAAGAAGGCGAGGAGGAGTGAGGAGGAGCTCATTGCCGGTGACACGAAGAGCAACCAGGAGCTACTGATGAAGCTCATGGATGGATGGCAGAGAGTCGGGGAGCAACAGAGCTCCCATCCCTCCTTGAACCCGGGACATGGCGGCTACGGAGGCTACTCGGTTGGGCAACTCAGGGAGCAATTTGCTCCGAGGTTCTCAGGCAATGGGGTGTCCCTCACGCTTGGCCTGCAACACAGTGGGAACCACTCCCTCTCCGTGGTGCAGCCTTCAAGCTTCCTCACAAGCGAAGGCAGCGACTATATGGCGCATCCATCCAATGCAGCAGCATTCATGGCAGACAGAGGTCTGCTGCTCAAATATTACCAGGCATCATAG